The genomic stretch AATTCGATtaggacactgaacactgatgGAATATTTGGGTTACATGTAGCTGAAGGAGGTAGAGGAGCAGATTCTGATGAAGAACGGTGAAATCCGTGTTCTGCGAGACTCCCTCAGACTGGCGAATCAGGAGAAGGAGCAGCAGAGGCAGACTCACCTCCAGCTGGACAGAGATAAAGCTCATATCCAGAGTGAAAAAGAGAAGGCGCTTTCAAAGAAGGTCTGTAATCTGAATATCAAGTTGAGCcaaatgtgttttaataaataaataaaatctatactTATTAGTTAGGGGTGGCACGgttcacaaaacccacagttcGGTTCGTATCACGGTTTTAGGTTCACAGTTTTCGGTTCTGTACGgttcttgttgttattttttcttttaatcttcaacactccagaaatttccttcagcatttgatatatagcttattagcttaattatccacaatttaggatacagtattaacatttttgtaatataatcatgcactaactgaatttgacttgactttaagcaCATGATTGGGACCATCTCGGAGTAAAGCTAGGTGAGATTTTGATACAGCAAGAGAGAAGACATTGATGATGACATGCTTTTCgtttatttggcaaaaaaaaggagaatgtgTATTGTTATCTCTACAGGAGCTTGTGCCTTTTTAGCACACAAAGACTGAAATTAACTTGCATTTAACAAACTGCCAACTTCAGTGTAActcttacaaaaaaataaaaaattaaagaaaaagagaggaactctTTCAAGCTCTGTCTTTTAAAtaagtcaaaatattttaaacatgaatatataatatgatgtaataacataatataatgaggctataacaatagcaaaggcCATAATCATAAAGTGAAGCATAAGTTTAACCATCTTATCACAACTGTCATATTAGAAGTGTTGCCATTAgcatattgaatgcattttgcacaatgcTTGCACACAGTCGCAGTTTTATCTACTTTTATCTACTGTTTAATTTCCATTGTCATCGTAAgtaacatgaaatccaaaatgttcccacacACCGGATTTGAACGACGCAGGCGCATCAGCCAACTCCGGGCAGCCTTCATTATCTCCTCCACTTGCCATTTCTGTAGTAGCACTCCGTACACAACTTTtactgtctatatgtatgtttgCGCGAAACTGAGCACAGGGCTACACTGCGTATGCGTCGAAccgtgagacacacacacgaaccgAACCAAGACAAGCGAACCGAACGGTTCGAgtgttttttcatgtaccgTGCCACCCCTATTATTAGTACTGTCGAGAGGCTGTGGATTCATTCTGATTCAAATGCGCTAATTGTACACCACTTTTGTAGAGTTTACTGTGTCTAAGCATCTGTGCAACTCATGTTTCCCCCTTTTTTATGTCAGGGAAttaaaaatacatgtaaatacaAGTTTCCTGACAGAATTATAAGAGTCTATCTGGATTACCCACAAATTGGAGCTGTCTAATGCGATGGTCATcgtttgtgtaaataaaatgattctgtGGTAGAATAATAGGGGttcaaaatcatttttattttgtataaataatcTGAATATCAAAGTAAAGGTGTAGAAGATGGTAGTGAGATCAGcaatgctgtatgggttagagactagcagtgaggaaaagacatgaggcagagacagaggtagcagagatgaggatgttgaggttctctttaggagtgacgaggatggacaggattaggaacgagcacatcagagggatggctcaggttggctgttttggggacaaggtcagagaggttagattgagatggtttggacatgtacagaggacggagatggttatattggtagaaggatgttggagatggtgCGAGACTAGGAGATGCTGAGGGAAAATATCCAAATATTTTTAGTCATGTTGATCGGTCTCATGTTCAAAACTCTAAAACTCTGTTCTGAGGAAGAAAGTGATTGCAGATTTAAGACTGATACAGCTTCAGTTTTCAGCTCTATagcattctttttatttaacagcatGTCATTCTGTAAAATGTGCTTGAAAGGTTACAGCACAAATTAAACTGCCAACTCAACTATAATcaaatcttgaacttttttttacctGATTTGGTGCACTTTTGATTCTTCCTTAATCCAGGTAGAGTCTTTAAAATCCGAGTTGCACTTTAAGCAAGCTGAGATGAATGAGATGAGGATTAAACTGCAGAGCTCTGAGCGTGGTGTGAAGTGCGTTGGCACGCCTGTAAGAAACAGGTAACTGCAACACTTAATTTATTCTGCAGATCTGTTCTTCAATAGAATGCACACTGAGCACAACTTAAACTCTCACTGTATGTAGTGTGAACTCCACCGGAAGCCGTGCGTTTGTGAGTAAGGAATCCTTCTCAGCTGACCTGCCTGTAAAACCATCAGCTGCTAAGAGCCAGCACACAGAGGGTATGATCTGTTTCTGACACAAGTGCATAGATACATGGTGTATACTTGCTTGATTTAATCTGTATTTGCATTAGAAATACTTCTATACAATGCTAATATtagataaatactgtatatgtattattaaaaagtCATGCTTTAATAATCTCTTCAGATGAAATGTACCAACAGCAATGCAGTATTGTAGAATGTTAATAGAGCAGTGCACCTGGAGGAATGAGGCATTATGTCAGATTGTAAGTTCCTGATCAGACTCTGGGGCAAGGAGAGAGTTGTGTAAATTGGGTTGGGAGAAGGATGTCAGTGTTGCAAAAGGACAAACGTCAAAGGAAGTGATCAGATTTGCCAGTGTGTAGCAAATGGACTTTTTTAGCAGGCTTGGAAACAATtggaaaatgtgtttgtttggtcaCGTTCTTACAAAATCTACGAATTCAAACAAAAACTTAACAATTTATTCAATTATCAAGAGCCATTTCCTTACCTCAATGAAATTTCTTATCTGAagacaatattttaaattatttaatatcaagtcatgtcaagaagcttttattgtcatttcaaccatataagCTAACAGTACATTTCTTCAGGTCCATTGGCGTAGCATAAAACTACATAAAGCTACCTAAaataacacagagctaaggatttaAAGTGAGTTCTCCTAGCCAACCTTGTGCAAACGGAGTGCGACAGAAAATAAAGAGACCatataaaacactacaggacagatacacaaaataccaaatagtgtgtgtgtgtttgtgtgtgtgtgtgtgtgtgtgtgtgtgtgtgtgtgtgtgtgtgtgtgtgtgtgtgtgtgtgtgtgtgtgtgtgtgtgtgtgtgtgtgtgtgtgtgtgtgtgtgtgtgtgtgtaccgtatGTTAgaaagtacattgtgcaaaactAGAGAGACATTTACATTAAGCAAAATAATGGTTGTTGAGTCCTTTCTGGATGAATTCTGTAGTTATATTCAGATCATCTAATACTATTTgttttgaaataatattttcacTGTTTTAAATAGGTGGGAAACAAAACCAAGAGAAAGGTGATAATAAACATATGAACTCCGCTGCAACCCGGGATGCAGACGGGATTCATCAAAAAGGTGATTATGAaagaattttgtttatttatttatttaattttgccTAAAGACTTTTTTTGTTGCTGTGAGGCTGATGATTTGTCATTGCAGGACCTGTATTATTGAATCTGCTGCTTCAGCACCCTTTGGAGCCAAGCTCTTTAGGCCTTTGTCATTTGTTGTGCATCAGTCCAGATGCTCTGCCTGCTATGTTCACCCAGTCAGTCTACACTAGTCCGTAAGTTATCTACGACTGCATATGGTTTGATTAAAAGCAACGCATTCCTTGTGACTTGTCACTGCCGTGCTAAGAAGAGTTCATCACATGAATAATATCTGCTTAGCGGTTGTCCTGTGGTGGCCGAAACATGCCGTGTGCATAAATAActgatattattaataataaataaagttattaagTAAAACCAGCTTTTAACATACAATTCATGTTTAGCTTTGgactttattatttacttattactGCTTTGTGGTGCTGAtaaagtcactataacacaccCACTGGTggtttattgctttattatgAAATATACAGTAGGACAGTAGGTCCTTTCTTATCAGAACGTACATCATAACTCCTTCTCTAGAGAAAATACTAAACCCCAAACCTTCATTTTATTCTCCAGCACATCTTCAGTTGGTTCCAGCACGTCCTCTACGGATACCCGGCTGCTCCACCAGCCTCGAGTGCACTTCTATCAGCATCAGAGTCTGGCTATGTCAGGACTGGCCATGCTAACACACTGTGCTCCCACTCAGTTCCTAAGAAGGTCCTGCCCCCCTGCTGTACACCTCCTTCCTTTACTTCACTACCACATTAGCCTTTACTGCCAGACCCTCGAGACCATTGACAGGTCAGGAAAGAATCCACTTCAATCCGGCGCACTATCAGGTAAGGATGGGAATCTGCATGGACCACAAGTTTTTTGGTCAAAATCTCCACTTGCTGCTTTCGAAACACATAGTGTTGACTCATTAAGTCTTTCAGTGATTAGCATATTGAATAGTAGACAAATGcaaaatgtacacatttacgatcctgttcttcttttaagagaCTTTTcacttctttgttttattttatagaattaTTTAACTCAAATTATTTAAGCGAGtagatgtttgtaataacatGGGCAGATACTTTATACTACGTCctaaacatatatttacatcGCCGCTGGGATTTATTTTTGATTGAAGATGAGTTGaagatgattttgtgtgtgtgtgtgtgtgttttttttgcaggttaacaaaaaaatactgtaatatcgacatgaatgtaaatgaaagaaaaatgaggCTGCAAcatgattatttttaatgtaaaatggtGTTGTTAATTTGATCATTtgtaatggaaaaaaacactgaacattttttttttttatttgacttttgtGCAGTGTGAAATGagattattagattttttttttctccatcccTATAAGCAGGAGCCTCAGACGGCAGCTCTGCTTCCACAGTCGAGGAGTCTTTAGGTGCTCAAGAGGAGTTTGCCTTGGCGGCTATAAAAGCTCTTTATCACATTGTGTGTGAAAGCAGTGAAGCCGTAAACTCTGTTCTGGCTGTTCAAGAGGGAAAGGATTCAGAAAAGCCCAGTGAAAACCGACTCCGGCAACCTCAGACTACAGGTCACGGCAGCACCGTAGAGAACGCCTGTGATGAACTGCAGTCACACAGTCCTCTGCTCAAGAAGCTCTTCCAGTTGGTGGATTTAAAGTTTGTCATTAACGCGAATCAGAGAAAAGCTGTGGTGAACTGCTGTCTCAGGACTCTGTGTGCACTGGCtgagagagcagaggagagcCAACTGTGGAGGTATACGTCAATCCATAACCagtattttttgttaattatacAGTTTATTCTTGAGCGCCGCTCACAAATGCATGACAAATTAACTTCAATATAGGTGCGGTTTTCTGAAGAGCTAATTACTGTAATAGCACTCATCATTCTTTTCATTATTGTGTGTTAATTTTTTCAAATTGATTAGATCtaacatgttaaataaaatatttcttgaGTGGCACAAAAGAATTCAGCCACAACAACACCATCAGGTTTCTCAGCCCATCTGACATATTTCTGAACATCGATTATGTAATTgttaaatgaatgattttctgacCTGTTTGCcattgaaatgttttaaatgtttgcaGATTGCAGGCGGTGTTGGCAAATCTGACTGTGACCCAAAACCTGTCTCTGGAATCTCCATACAGCACCATGTGGCTCTTTGTGAGATTGCTGGCACTTCTGTTGGATTGTGACAAAATAGCGAACAAGCTTTGCTCTCATAACTGTAAGTGTGGCACAGCGTACAGGAAGGACATTAACACACATTGCtagttgtttgtgtttaatatgCACTAATCATAACACCTCTCTTTGTTAGATGTTTGCCCATTTGTAAGACTTTTCCAGTATGTGACCTCCAGATCAAATAAAGTCGTTACTGAAGACATGTGGTCACGTTTGGAAGTTGAGgtaatataatgtgtgtgtgtgtgtgtgtgtgtgtgtgtatgtatgtgagtgtgtgtgtgccttttgTCCAAAACATTGTGTTCAACCACACAGTCTGATACATTAACACCTCCAGTTTTTTGGTCACAGGTTGTCCGATTGCTGTCC from Tachysurus fulvidraco isolate hzauxx_2018 chromosome 2, HZAU_PFXX_2.0, whole genome shotgun sequence encodes the following:
- the LOC113639051 gene encoding ATR-interacting protein isoform X2; this translates as MAYPPSKRHRGSNSEDLPGTDTFGDEEDFTQDDLEEIDIIASQAITRDAQATSSKRGFASVADYPEQNKAPIREGRKTFTIGNSHPGSIMTNSKEAKRNDTSGNGQERAELYYSRLEAQQAELKRKLKEVEEQILMKNGEIRVLRDSLRLANQEKEQQRQTHLQLDRDKAHIQSEKEKALSKKVESLKSELHFKQAEMNEMRIKLQSSERGVKCVGTPVRNSVNSTGSRAFVSKESFSADLPVKPSAAKSQHTEGGKQNQEKGDNKHMNSAATRDADGIHQKGPVLLNLLLQHPLEPSSLGLCHLLCISPDALPAMFTQSVYTSPTSSVGSSTSSTDTRLLHQPRVHFYQHQSLAMSGLAMLTHCAPTQFLRRSCPPAVHLLPLLHYHISLYCQTLETIDRSGKNPLQSGALSGASDGSSASTVEESLGAQEEFALAAIKALYHIVCESSEAVNSVLAVQEGKDSEKPSENRLRQPQTTGHGSTVENACDELQSHSPLLKKLFQLVDLKFVINANQRKAVVNCCLRTLCALAERAEESQLWRLQAVLANLTVTQNLSLESPYSTMWLFVRLLALLLDCDKIANKLCSHNYVCPFVRLFQYVTSRSNKVVTEDMWSRLEVEVVRLLSKLFMQKTSTWAALSAESNCPCSSEVVRTVVVVLHRQWLSIKGQEKHVGGVQTWMSPGVHSLRESLLLLHWLLLNDSSFSMHCLDVLHMYHQVIPAIRDTLRRIPDLSESEELAIEEICRPDAEEVEDMDMDAGS
- the LOC113639051 gene encoding ATR-interacting protein isoform X1; this translates as MAYPPSKRHRGSNSEDLPGTDTFGDEEDFTQDDLEEIDIIASQAITRDAQATSSKRGFASVADYPEQNKAPIREGRKTFTIGNSHPGSIMTNSKEAKRNDTSGNGQERAELYYSRLEAQQAELKRKLKEVEEQILMKNGEIRVLRDSLRLANQEKEQQRQTHLQLDRDKAHIQSEKEKALSKKVESLKSELHFKQAEMNEMRIKLQSSERGVKCVGTPVRNSVNSTGSRAFVSKESFSADLPVKPSAAKSQHTEGGKQNQEKGDNKHMNSAATRDADGIHQKGPVLLNLLLQHPLEPSSLGLCHLLCISPDALPAMFTQSVYTSPTSSVGSSTSSTDTRLLHQPRVHFYQHQSLAMSGLAMLTHCAPTQFLRRSCPPAVHLLPLLHYHISLYCQTLETIDRSGKNPLQSGALSAGASDGSSASTVEESLGAQEEFALAAIKALYHIVCESSEAVNSVLAVQEGKDSEKPSENRLRQPQTTGHGSTVENACDELQSHSPLLKKLFQLVDLKFVINANQRKAVVNCCLRTLCALAERAEESQLWRLQAVLANLTVTQNLSLESPYSTMWLFVRLLALLLDCDKIANKLCSHNYVCPFVRLFQYVTSRSNKVVTEDMWSRLEVEVVRLLSKLFMQKTSTWAALSAESNCPCSSEVVRTVVVVLHRQWLSIKGQEKHVGGVQTWMSPGVHSLRESLLLLHWLLLNDSSFSMHCLDVLHMYHQVIPAIRDTLRRIPDLSESEELAIEEICRPDAEEVEDMDMDAGS